In the Mytilus galloprovincialis chromosome 10, xbMytGall1.hap1.1, whole genome shotgun sequence genome, one interval contains:
- the LOC143049011 gene encoding uncharacterized protein LOC143049011, producing the protein MADSKAEYGEGQAPMLCQICEITRDIKWKCLDCDLLMCQKCKDKIHPKFVKLAIEHRIVHIKNVGHTEVQVCSCEEEMHFDNIKCTDHLDQKCCLYCKSCDKLICLQCVIKTHKSHIFEDINTGYSIKKDNARRNILTLKEQEETLTTEMEKLETIKEENKLKVSQVNEKITTHEHLVKEKLEKYTQSVKEELNEKGFSIQMGIEEKIAEVNDMRVKIQEKVKITEDLITTKDGNKFFKTCEEIEKSLIDIQLAPNSIETLPTFVPGTLDQSSFGSLKFINGTLVEEDNSCVKVELKIGKEYITPVHWVKNVISSLDGHIWISMSINSKPDPYGLLQKVKPIGSNLEEISNYKIIVHDMIVTPRNDILLCTNDNKIKRFDNTTGELRNSKYNVGSLIPVSICMKDNFIVVGAINNDYPQYGKRLVIEMNHTGRHENKFECDIMGKPIFIYPISLTCTNNARNIFVVDGVSDFCGFRITMLMQDRTIKYYRGHSSVNSFHKQFTPTAILTAPSNNIIVNDMSTNALHILNPCGILCAYIVLSDIGLQRAFSLCCTPKQLFIGCKKVQEKVNDSKKDHPMAKLYELNLKGCTHLV; encoded by the coding sequence ATGGCTGATTCAAAGGCAGAATACGGAGAAGGACAAGCCCCCATGTTATGCCAAATCTGTGAAATTACCAGAGATATAAAGTGGAAGTGTTTGGATTGTGATTTACTAATGTGTCAAAAATGTAAGGACAAAATTCATCCAAAGTTTGTTAAGTTAGCCATTGAGCATAGAATTGTCCACATTAAAAATGTCGGACATACGGAAGTTCAAGTCTGCAGTTGTGAAGAAGAGATGCATTTTGATAACATTAAATGTACTGACCATTTAGATCAAAAATGTTGCTTGTATTGCAAATCATGTGATAAACTTATCTGTTTGCAATGTGTAATAAAAACACATAAGTCACATATATTTGAAGACATAAACACTGGATATTCTATCAAGAAAGACAATGCGAGGAGGAATATTCTCACACTGAAAGAGCAAGAAGAAACGTTGACAACTGAAATGGAAAAATTGGAAACAATCAAAGAAGAGAATAAGCTTAAAGTTTCACaagtaaatgaaaaaataacaaccCACGAACATCTTGTAAAAGAAAAATTAGAAAAGTACACACAATCTGTAAAAGAGGAACTGAATGAAAAAGGTTTTTCTATACAAATGGGCATTGAAGAGAAAATCGCTGAAGTCAATGATATGAGAGTGAAAATACAAGAAAAAGTGAAGATAACAGAGGACCTAATTACAACTAAAGATGGAAACAAGTTTTTCAAGACATGTGAGGAAATTGAAAAATCTTTGATAGATATACAACTTGCTCCAAACAGTATAGAAACCCTTCCAACCTTTGTCCCAGGAACGCTAGATCAAAGCAGTTTCGGATCTTTGAAATTTATCAATGGCACATTAGTCGAGGAAGATAATTCTTGCGTAAAGGTGGAATTGAAAATTGGAAAAGAATATATAACACCGGTGCATTGGGTTAAAAATGTTATAAGTTCCCTTGATGGCCACATTTGGATAAGCATGAGCATTAATTCAAAACCCGATCCATATGGATTGTTACAAAAAGTCAAACCAATAGGAAGTAATTTAGAAGAAATCTCAAACTATAAAATCATTGTTCATGATATGATTGTTACACCTCGGaatgatattttattatgcacaaatgataacaaaattaaACGTTTTGACAACACAACTGGCGAACTAAGAAATTCTAAATATAATGTTGGATCTCTAATTCCTGTGTCCATTTGCATGAAGGACAACTTTATTGTGGTGGGCGCCATCAATAATGATTACCCCCAATATGGAAAAAGATTAGTGATCGAAATGAATCACACTGGACgacatgaaaataagtttgaatgtgATATAATGGGAAAGCCAATTTTCATATATCCTATTTCTTTGACTTGCACAAATAATGCTAGAAATATATTTGTTGTGGATGGGGTATCAGACTTTTGTGGATTTAGAATAACAATGCTCATGCAAGACCGTACCATCAAGTATTATCGAGGTCATTCAAGTGTTAATTCGTTCCACAAACAATTCACACCAACGGCTATTCTGACAGCACCATCAAACAACATAATAGTAAACGACATGAGCACTAATGCACTTCACATCCTCAACCCATGTGGAATACTTTGTGCATATATAGTCTTGAGTGACATAGGCTTACAACGTGCCTTTTCTCTATGCTGTACTCCAAAGCAACTTTTTATTGGATGTAAAAAAGTTCAAGAGAAAGTAAACGATTCAAAAAAAGATCACCCAATGGCAAAATTATATGAGCTTAACTTAAAAGGTTGTACTCATTTAGTTTAA